A window of Eucalyptus grandis isolate ANBG69807.140 chromosome 4, ASM1654582v1, whole genome shotgun sequence genomic DNA:
ccggccaaggccttggccggcgaccggccaaaagaaggaaaaaaatgaaaagaaaaaaaaaagaaaaaaaaaaaaaaagaaaaaatagaaaaaataaagaaataaaaaaattatccaaatttaccaaacatgtttcgtttattttttattaggaaCAAGTTtcaaacgcgttgttttgttcaaaaattgttcctagaagaaacacttttttctatttacgttccctggaacaatttttaaacgaaacgcaaacaaacgcacctaAACTTTtagctttgttttgttttcacttttgcttttcattaattattagAATCACAGACCTAATAACGTTATCCAAATGATCAGAGATCTAAAAGATACTACCGTATAGAACAATTATACAAATAAAGAAACCTCTTTCGGGCCTGTCTTCTTATATTAGTTCTCTCTTATCCAAATGGACTGGCATGTTAGTGATACCAGAAAAAGATCTCATCAGGGCTAACCTAAGATGTTCTATGTTAATGCCTCCACTGAATGATTAGTCAATATCAAAAGCAACAATCATCTTCTATTTAGATGCTGGGATCCAGCAAATTCAAAAGATAGCAAGCAAATTAGCACATTAAAGAAACTCAACCAGAAAGCTTCAGTTACTTCTATGGATATAAACACTGGTGTTGGCAAAGCCTAAAATTACAAACCTGTAATGGATATCTAGCAAAAGCAGGTTCATAACGGCCTTTGCAGAACCGATGGAAATAGATGGTGAGAAGCGGAAGGGCAATGAGAAATGGAGTCGGAATGGCAGCTTGCTTTGTAGCCAACAGTCCAAAGAGAAGTGACTGTGATATAAACAATGCAACAATAACACGAAGATGAACATCAGGCCAGAATGCTGCAGCACTTTCATACTCCTGATTGTAGACGTTTATTACCTGGAACATTCAAAAGATGTTAGGATTAACACAATGGATacatagaagaagaaaagaagaagaaagacttAACATGATTGTTCAAACATGggtaacaagaaaaaaaaggatgtgCAAAGAAAAACTTGGTTTTGAGTTTAAAGAGCCTGGAAGATATCCCATTGGGAACCTCAAATGCAAAGTCGAACCCATCCCTATTGGTGCTGCAGAAATTCTATAACATCATTGATCTTGAAACAAGAATAATCTCAACCTCATGACCTGACCTGTAGAGTCTTGCCAACCTATGTTTTCAGGTAAAGAATCTGAATAAATACAGACCGTCAAAAATGAGAATGCACAAATCTGGGTGAACAACGTAAGGACTGCCTATTTGCAACTCTGTGGGTCAccgtttgaaatttttccgTCAATCTTACTGTTACAAATTCCATAGTGATCCCTCATCCCCAAGGATAACAATTACTCACAGTTACGTtcttataaattaaaataaaaacgcACGTTGTCTACTTATGGATATTTTTGGCTGTTGGGTTTGCAGAGACATACCATAAGCATAACTAACAGAGAAAATGCAAACATCATTGGGACATTAAGGCTATTTAATGTTTATGGaaatatgatcaaaagagtTCGCTTGTCGGCATGGAAGTTCTTTGACTTAATTAAGCAGGCATGAACACCAAGACTCAACCTAATGGACAGATAAAAAAGTTTGCTTGACTTCGTAACTGAGATTAATCATGATTGAAAGTCCTCTAGCTTCCTACATTTCGGGCATATGAGCATATGAAACTTCAAAGAAGATATTCCCAATCATTATTTTCATAATACCTGATGACGAAGCACGACATAAGCCAGGCCAAAGAAAACGAGTATGAAAGGAAGCAAGGCAGGTGTCACAGGAGCATATACAAGGCCCAGTAAGATGTAAAACTGAATTTCAGGTTCTCCAGTGTCGAAACCAATGCTTCCAGGATCCATTGCCTCCTCCCTATCCTTTTCAGTtttcaccaagaaaaaattCTTCAAGTGGTAGATAATCAAAGGCATCAGCATTAAAATCTCTGCTGCTGTTCCAGTCCAACCACCGACTATAATGTAAGTAATGAAGAAAGTTGCTTTCTGGGGAATGGCCACCCCAATTGTTTTGGGAATTCTGCCAAGAAAGGTAACATGTATGAAAACTTCTCCAGGACAGCTAGCGAGttcataaaattggaaaaaataatcTGCTCCGTAAAGTGCTGCCTAAAAGGCGAGTTCTATCACCCAGAATAATGTCATGCCGAGGTCAATGAATTTTAGCTCACTCAATCGTTCAAGTAATCTTTAAATCAGGGCCCCAGCGCAGTAGCCAAAACACCATAATATCACCCCCCCCGggcttctctctccctctcatgcGCGCACAGTGTATGTGCAACCAACCAGAAACAGAGTATAATCATGACCACAACTATTTGTTTGAATATCACTGTAtgtgtatatgtgtgtgtaaAAAATGTATGGTTGTATGTATTTGTGCATACGTACGTGTGCGCAATACACTTTTTCCTCCTATCTACCCAAGGATGGAAGGGTGGCAGGCGCTGAATGGCAACTGATTTGGAAATATAAAGGAGACGTGAAAGAACAAGATGGACTTGACATACTCACTGGCCGGCTGATGAATGAACGAGTTCAGTTGCTCAAAGGCAGAACCAGCAATCACGCTACCCAGGAATACATTCACGAGATTGAAAAGATAATATTTACTTGCTGATCTCCTTTCAAGAGATGATAGagatatgaagccttcaaattTAGACATGATCATCAATATTGGAGgcaggaaaaggagaaaaagctTCAACACAAGCCCAGGCAGACAACCCTGGATGAATGACTTAACGAAACCACTGCAAGTTTAATCATCAAGATAAAGTCAATTTCCATCAGCACCTGTTGCGAAATCAATTCGATGCAATTAAAAGCTAATAAGTAGAGAGAGATAAGAAATTAATAACCTGACTTACATTTTGGTAATGGGCTTGAGAAAAGGAGCTACTTTCTCGATTCCATCAATGCTTGCCAGAGATTGCACAAAAGCAATGGGTATCATGGAAAAGAAGGTGAGGAAAAAGAACGCAACGGCCATAATTAGTCTTCTGATTGTGAGAGAAACATATGGGATGGCAAGGTTTGGCCAATACACATCACGTGGCTCCGGAGCCCAATCAGTGAGCCATAGAGTTGGATTTCTGCACTGTTGAGTTTGTGCACAGACAGCTGCACCCCATCTAGTCTTGAAGGAAACAAATGCAGCAGGCATTATAGACTTTGGATCACTTGCAACTTTCTCTCTTTCTGCTTCTATCTGAACAGAAGATTGTCAATTACATTAATGCGGTCCTCGATTAAGATCATTTGGTACTCACAGAAACGAATATAGGTATCAGATGTGCTTACTTCTTTTGATAGTTTCTCAACTTCCAAAGGATAATAATCAAGAGCATCAACCTTATTTCCACAGAGCCCAAGAAAACCAATCTGGTAAAAGGAAGATATGAAGAAGTGATGTAAGTGACACAACGCATCAAGGAAAAATAACCATTAAACTATCGGTTGAAGATGCAGTCTCTCATACAAATCTCTGATATTCTATAGTACCTTTGTTAAGGGtctttttgaattatttctGGTATACTTAAGCTGGCAAAAGTCTAGCCTGttctgcatttttttcttcttcttgaccaACTCAGCAAGCTTGTTTGCGTTGTACACCACCTGCAGAAAATTTCGAAGTAAGGAATTGAAGAAATAGAATTATGTCTGAATAAAAGCATCCACTGACGATTATACGGATGGCAATGCATATGATACATTAAAATATGATAATAATCTGTCCAACAAAGTTGAGAAAAGACTTaagtctttgaatttttcaaatggcTAACACTTTCTCACAGGTTAACAGAAGGCCAGTAGGAAGATCAAAAGTACAAAGAGTGGCCAACAGCAACAGCCAGCAACTCTTTCTAATGGACAAGGTGAGGCAGCAAAGGGTCAAaaaggagggggagaagggAATCTTTTCTTGCTCGTGTACCATGCCAGCATAGATAGCAGACATGTTATTACCTAAAGTCTCTAGCGTCAAAGCAAAAACTAATGCGGCAATAAATGATATGTAAAGCACGGAACAAGATTCATATAAACCAAAAGGGAAAGGTCACACAGACAGAAGCTATCACAGATCCTAGGAAGGAGCATGATGAGCTAATGGATTTACATAGAAAGTATCCACCATAATTATTCTAGAAAGACATTCAGTTTCATCAAGCCAACCTGATGGGTCAGATAATGATCCGGGTGATTAACCAAGAAGAAGTGCTCCACAAGCTCACTAACAGACTCATCTGGATCTGGGGGAACATTTCTGACAAGTACCTGTAAAAATACGGTTCCAAGGAAAAATGTCTCATGTTACGAAGAAACCCTTGGAATTCTAGCCTCCAAGTTCCAAAATTACAGATTACAACCAAATCAaggttaattaaaaatcatttatttagtTTAATCAACACCAATGATACATGGAGTCCACCCTACCGAAAATTGATCAGCGCGTGGCCGTTCAGATGCAAGAAACTGCAGCCGCATCAAAGCAACTGTCTCATACTCCTTACGCAACACATAGCATGTCCAAAAGGTGAAGACATAAGCCATTATAATATGAGCCCAAAACCTGCCACATGATGCATTAAATGAATAGTTTGATAATAAGTCACTACCGAAATGTAATCAGAGTTTAGTAAAACATTTTATTGAAGATAAGTTGTGTAAGGACCTTGGGTCTGTCACTATACATATTGTTCACTTTGGATACTAAGTtattgtcattttatttttcttgagatagccatactaccccaagaaaacgtATATATATAGTTAGAGGAACCAAGCCTTATAAGTCAGCCCAAAACTCCCTCCCTAAGtaatgtgggacaagagacgtGCCCCATCCCTGCACATGTCTGGGGACTAAGGTGCACCGccattcctcctcctcacgcACCACCACCTCGGccatcacactctccaccccttaggagcacaGCATCCTTACTGTGGCCCCACACACGATCGTGCATCGGCTCTTATACCACCTATAAGGACCCTAGGCCCATCACTATACATATATTGTATGCTTTAATTATTAAGTTCTCACGATTTTGTTTTTCTCGGGGCAACTCATActcccaagccttataagccaGCCCAGAACTCCCATTCTAGGTGATGTGAGACAAGAGACACACCCTCTCCCTACACATGTCTAAGGACCGAGGCACAGATGCACTACCATCCCTCATCCTCATGCACCGCCTCCTAGCGcagtcacactctccacctcttaagaACACAGCATCCTCGCCATGGCCCCATACACGGTCAAGAGTCCACTCTGATAGTATCCATATCATTGTTAAATATCTTAGCAAGAACAATTGATCATATCCAAGAAACAAGAAAGGATGAACTGCATTAATATAAGCAAGGCAATGCATTGAAATTAGCATGGCTATTGAGTGAATATTAGCAAAGACAATTAGGCTAAATATTATCaggatttttatttgattatcaGCAAGGATCTAATTATTCTACCTATGACTATGATGAAACTCTTGCTACAAGCTTCAAGatatttttctgaaatattttatatcaaaattttaCAGCTAGTGATATGGCATGAATTTCCTGTTTAGAAAATATTGATTGACTTTCATTCTTAAACATTATCTTTGTCACATATTTAATCACTCAAGATATCTTAAATAATTGGCAATCATCCCAAATGCAAGATTCTTTCCTTAGCTAAAgcaatctacttatggaaatcaaaagtttttttgGATGGACAATTAAATCAATGGAATCTATGATTGTTCAACCTGAATTGCTACCCTAATCTTCTTAACAATCGTCTAACATTGCTTGGAGATTGATCCTCTTGAAGACTGTCCAAACGAAAAGTTTTAGATGTTGAGGAgtataaaagaaaaccaaagccTCGAAGAGAGACTAATGAAGagataaaaattccaaattctaaGAAAGCTTCACGTGTTCTCATTGTCTTTCATGAGCATTCCATTGTAATCTTTTGAGAAGTGTTGGTAGAGTGATAGTTTGTGTTTAGATGTGAGATAGTGAGTCCTATCAGTTTATGTAATAAGTAATACCTACTTTGAGGAGAAGTGCTTAAGTTCAAGCAAAACTTGCTAATGTAGACTCTAGCCAATAGACTGTTGGCATAAGACAATGGACATAGCCTTACACTAAGCTGAGCCATTGTAAGCTCTGTGTGCAATGTTTTCTTTCTCCCTAGTTAATTCATTTATTGCTTGATAGAAATACTATACTCAAATATTACCAAAATCTAATCATTTTCATACTCTCTAGGATTTGTTAAAATCATCTATTCACCCCTTCTATGTGATATTGTTAGCATAGCATAGGCATTATAGTGTAGCAACATGGTCCCAATAACAGCCCTCGTAGTTTGGTTTGGAGAAAGAGACCAAGGATAAAAATGGGTgttcattcaaatttgatacaaatttatattttttgggaattagttgaaatcctttatttttcatttcaaccCAATTGTTCAAATTCAAGATCTCCCACCACATGGATCTCTTGGAAAATCATTGGCTTATCAAATTATCTATCGAGCCATGAAAAAGATTCAACAAAAGACTAAAAACGTAAATacctttttatgaaaaaaaatcaagctcTACTTCTGTGTTGCTCAATATGTTCctaaaaaaaatctgatttggCCTAATAGATTGAAttagagaatcaaaatcaagaagaaatGGGCATATGCTAGTAAGTCAATTGATAGGTTTGGTAATCCAAACTAAGGAATCCCTTAGATATGATGCAAAATGGATGATAATTGAGATTCAAGCTGTGAGATGTTGGTGCAAAAGGAAACCTGATTAAGGGGGAGCAAATTAACACTAGCTCATACATGAGCGAAAAATTGTTGCATTGCACATTTGatttgtgttaaaaaaaatccCACATTAGATAATTGATGTGGTGTggagtaattaatatattttagttggCAAATAACTCAATGACTCatgcttttgagtgaaggtGTATCTAAGTAGATATATTAATGGGCTTGAACTTTAGACACCCTCTAGGTAACTCTCTAGGTGAAGTGTATCAAATTGCAGTAGTGCACTTCCAACAAATGATATCAATGCCGTGCTTGATTGAGTTAAATCGAATCAATAGCAacaaaagaagtaaaagtgaaagtCGACAGATTAGATGGGAAATATTTTGGTTTTTAGAGGAATATATACTTACCCCTATCCGAGGAGAAGCCAAACTTGATGAAGCAAAATTTTTGGGAATTGCTAGATCATATGGGTTCAATGAAGGCTCTATCATACATGTACAAGAAGCCCTTTGGGATCAACAAAGTCTACTTGATACAATGTCTCTTTAACTTAAAGATGGGCATAAATGATCAtatcaaaaaattcaatatgatcATTAGTCATTTAAGTTCGGCTAAAACTGACTTAAATGAGGAGGTACTTACTTTGATTATATTATTCTCATTGCCTATTAGTTGAAATACTACGTTATTGCTATCAGTGATTCCTCTAAGTCAACAAGCTTGAGACTTGATTGGTCCACGGTTTGATTTTAAGGACATCCGTAAGACATAATTTGGTGAAGTGTTCAAATGGATTTGGACGTTATTTAGCTCAAGATGAATTGCAATCAGAAACTCCTATTATGACAAGTACTAGCAGAGTAATCGAAATAGATGTTGCTAATAGCAAAGTGAAGCCTATAGAGCCAATACTTGtagtaattaataaattaaacaaGGTGCGTGTTCTATCTCCCGACAAATATGGATGCAACTAGAGTTTTGCATCTGTGATTGAGAAGATGGCATCAAAATATCCCTATGAAGCAATGGAAGGCGAAcatggagttggtattctgatgagatCTGTGGTTATAGTAAAATTCAAGTGTGGCTTGGACTTAGAAGATATATGTGGCAATTGAGCCCATGAGGAGCTATGGGAGGGTAGCAGCAAAGTTCAGATTTTCCGGCAAAGTGATTATGACTTAGCTTAATATCAAGCCAAGGTTGATgttattaaaattatatctcaagtttgagctcgaaaagtaaaatttcttaatcCAAGTAAGTTTCCTAATTTGAACAAGTTTCTTAGTTGAATAGTTCCTAGTTGGAGTAGGTTTCCTGCAAAGggttttccaattttgaatccaattcTCTTATATATAAGAAGTGGTTAGAGTTTCCAAGAGGACCTTGTGCTTgcaaatcttgtggtaagatttatGAAATTCCTTTATGAGATTAAGAGGTTATTTCATGAGGAATTGTAAGTGATAAACACTATATGAATTATTAGGTATCATTGGGGGTTGGTAAATATTGAGAGTGTTTGAGCAACTTGAGTGTGGTTATAATCCTTATGTTATCATTTAatctataataaaattatttactaCCAACCTCTGTACATGAGTCACACCAACCGAATCACGCAAATGTGatatgcaatttattttattgttccatttattttgttgttCGATCACTTATTTCCACAACAAAAGCCAAAGTTAGTCCTTTCAAGATAATTGGttagaaaggggaaaaaaagaagtcaattgACGGTCTCATGACATTCCAAGACTGTAAGTGTCAGTTATATGTAGCATGACTTCTTATATTTTGCCTGGATGAACAGACATCATGGAACCTCTGCAGAGGAACTGTCCAAGATTACGGATTTGGTGAGACATATAACAgttgttttccaattttttagtGAAACTCTTAAATATACCCTTTCATCCCTGGCTCAACTGTTTCAATGCAACTAAAAGACTTCAGAAGATTAAACTTACAGCCTATAAAGCAAGCCTGATGAAAATAAGCAACAAGCCCACTGTAATTCTTGTGAAGCCCAAACTGAATACCAACTATCAGCTTATCACCCCCGGAACACAGACTTACATTggcgaaggaaaaaaaaaagaagcaaagaataCCAGATCAAAATAAGCAAAAGCTCCATACCTATTTGATCCGAGTGGGAcatttgaaattgagagtttgtcTATATAGCTAGAAGTTACGTTCTTAACCCTGGCCTGCTCTAGAGTGCTATTCATCCAATTTACGGGAACCAAAATAGTCCACGCCAGGATTGTTAGAGGAACAAAGATCTTCAGTCTGCATCAATGACATGGAGAAATTAGGAGAACAGTTCCTGATGCATCTACAGCTGTGCATTGCCAACTGAACAGATTTTTAGCTACACAGGACACTTTTAGAGAATATATTCTGGCTCGTATGGTACGTACATGAATAGATTGCACTCCACAATCCTCATAACAGAGAAAAACGAACAGGGCAACATGCTTAGTGTAACAAGAGCTTACTTGGCTGTCGGTAAATCAACCTACAATTGTACAAGTAGCCGATGTTACATCAGTTGTTCTTTTCCCCTGTTTTTAATTCATGAAACTTCATCCGTTTCTACAATTTTTAATTGCGCCAAAATTGCCCACCACgttaaaaaaaactacatgCAGGTCCTTTTGATGGATCTATGGGCCCATTTGGTATTCTATAGAGGTGCTGCAGTGGAGTAGTGGTAGCTGAGTTGTGATATGatgttccaaaaatattaaagacGCACTGCATGCTTTAGAGCTGCCCCCCCAGGAGCAACATCTCAGAACAAAGTGGGGCAGCTCCCGGAAAAAGCACCTTAGAGGTACTGCAACTTGTGAAGCTTCACAATGTCTGAACATTCTGCCGAGCACTTAATTGAAGCTGAAGCGATCTTTCAAAAGCTATAGCTTTTGCCCTGCGAATATATCAAACATCATCTAAGTCTACCCTAACGTGCCTCTTTTATGACAATTGGCATACAGGTTCTCATTCCTGTACCACATCCACTAGCATGCCAAGATTTACTCAACTTAAGGCTAGAACTTGAGTATAATATCGTTTCAAATGGAATTATAGGAGCATCTACCCTGCCTTTAATCCACATATGCAACCGAAGATCATCAAAGCAAAAGCAAACACAGGCATTCGTGCAATTGTAATAGAAAACATATGATGGCATTATGTCCTGCATCGAATTGCGTAAACCCTTGATGAATTAACAAGAGATAATGACACTAATCAATTGCGGCTTGACACATCCATGCAACAGGAAGAGAGGACAAAATCTAATTCGGCTTACCCCAACAGATAGATTCTTAAATAGACAGCAGAATCCAATCCCGCATGGTCAGTAAGTTCTTCTTCAGGCATTTTGAGCGCATCTGGCATCCAATTTAAAAACCTCATGCATGAACGGAAGTCCAAGTTGACAAACTCGGGAACAGATGGCCCCCCACGAGTCGAGCTGGTCCGTAAGCCCTTGAGATACCATTTGGGGAAATATACTCTATCATTGTAAGGTTGAAGCCTTAGAATGGCAAATGCTACGGAAAACGCCAATACACTGAGAATACTGATTGCTACAGCAAGTCCTATATCCGAAAGAGTTGCCATATGTCCGTTCccttattcataaaaaaattgttccaccTGCAGAGAAAAAAACATATATCAGCACAAGCTGTcaattcatatttttgaaagagaTAATGAGACGTAATATCCTCATGAAGTTCCATCATATACTTGAGAACGACAATAAGGTATAATAGCAAGCTAGCTCTAATTGCAGTGAGAAGCATTCAATCGACTATCCCATGTTCTAATGCCTCAGCTGATTTTGGGCAGGTGTATAGCTGATTTTGGGCAGGTGTATCAATCTTCCTCAAAAAATCAACCTACAAGGGAAAAAATTGAGGCAAGTTTGAGCATCCGTTCTGCGACCCCTAGCTACATACAAAGAGTGATCTCATAGCACACGACAGACATGTGACTATTGATATTGCCCGTCTAACCACTTCACTTACAACTTGCCTCTCTCCTCTCAAACCTTAAGTGGCAAGACCAGTCCCCACGCTCAAGTTCCTTAAACATCAAAAGTTGAGGAATTACTCACAAGTTCCTGGAATAGGCAAActggaattttctcttttgctagGTAGTGGGTAGTAGGTATACCTCTATGCAAATCGCTCTTATGATCGTTTCAAGCACCAAGCTTCATCACTGAGCAGGCTTGCAGATTCACATCGCGCATGCTGTATGCCACAGAACAACTACTTCAGCTTTTGCTAGACAGATTCATGTTTGTGAGGATGGTTGCCTCAGGAAATCTGATTAGAAAATGAGAGAATGGTTATAATGCTTGAAAGATAGGATGGAGCCATTAAGTTAATTTTTCAATAGAAAAGAAGTTGATAATTTTGTATAAGAGTTTGTAATCAAGCTTTACAAATAAATTTTGTTAAACTATTGAAAAATTCAGTGTCCTCGAAACTGATGGTAGTTTTGTATAATTGCTAGTAATTTTATTCCATTGacaaatttcacaaataaatatttctaaattattGGAACAGCTTGTACTTTTGAAACGCccaaataaatagaaaaaaaaaaaaaaagacattacCACGCTTACTTta
This region includes:
- the LOC104441428 gene encoding calcium permeable stress-gated cation channel 1-like — protein: MATLSDIGLAVAISILSVLAFSVAFAILRLQPYNDRVYFPKWYLKGLRTSSTRGGPSVPEFVNLDFRSCMRFLNWMPDALKMPEEELTDHAGLDSAVYLRIYLLGLKIFVPLTILAWTILVPVNWMNSTLEQARVKNVTSSYIDKLSISNVPLGSNRFWAHIIMAYVFTFWTCYVLRKEYETVALMRLQFLASERPRADQFSVLVRNVPPDPDESVSELVEHFFLVNHPDHYLTHQVVYNANKLAELVKKKKKMQNRLDFCQLKYTRNNSKRPLTKIGFLGLCGNKVDALDYYPLEVEKLSKEIEAEREKVASDPKSIMPAAFVSFKTRWGAAVCAQTQQCRNPTLWLTDWAPEPRDVYWPNLAIPYVSLTIRRLIMAVAFFFLTFFSMIPIAFVQSLASIDGIEKVAPFLKPITKIGFVKSFIQGCLPGLVLKLFLLFLPPILMIMSKFEGFISLSSLERRSASKYYLFNLVNVFLGSVIAGSAFEQLNSFIHQPASEIPKTIGVAIPQKATFFITYIIVGGWTGTAAEILMLMPLIIYHLKNFFLVKTEKDREEAMDPGSIGFDTGEPEIQFYILLGLVYAPVTPALLPFILVFFGLAYVVLRHQVINVYNQEYESAAAFWPDVHLRVIVALFISQSLLFGLLATKQAAIPTPFLIALPLLTIYFHRFCKGRYEPAFARYPLQEAMMKDVLELAREPHLNLKSFLQNAYLYPVLKSADEDKDDDDVGEEWENESVRSSRRNTPLPSRISATSSLSLPEVHEDSRP